One Castanea sativa cultivar Marrone di Chiusa Pesio chromosome 4, ASM4071231v1 DNA window includes the following coding sequences:
- the LOC142631441 gene encoding geranylgeranyl pyrophosphate synthase, chloroplastic-like, with protein MGLSVEHHESDRRWRWQWQRHDLAGTVSKLKVKVEVTEDGFRVEEEVAVLADDALLAFTFEHIAVSTVDVPPARVIRAIGELARLIGIEGLVAGQVIDICSKGLSNVGLEHLEFVHLHKMAALLEAAVVLGPILGGGSHEEVEKLRNFARYIGLLYQVVDDILDVTKLTQELEKTAGKDLVSGKVTYPKLMGIEKTND; from the exons ATGGGTTTGAGCGTTGAGCATCACGAATCAGATCGGCGATGGCGATGGCAATGGCAAAGGCATGATCTTGCAGGCACGG TCTCCAAGCTCAAGGTGAAGGTGGAGGTGACTGAAGATGGGTTTCGGGTGGAGGAGGAGGTCGCGGTTCTCGCCGATGATGCGCTATTAGCCTTCACTTTCGAGCACATAGCAGTGTCTACTGTGGATGTGCCGCCAGCGAGAGTTATTAGAGCCATCGGAGAGCTCGCGAGGTTGATTGGGATAGAAGGACTTGTTGCAGGCCAAGTGATTGATATATGTTCTAAGGGACTTTCCAATGTGGGTTTGGAACACCTTGAGTTTGTCCATTTGCACAAAATGGCAGCGTTGCTTGAAGCAGCTGTGGTTTTAGGACCAATTCTAGGAGGTGGGTCTCACGAAGAGGTTGAAAAGTTGAGGAATTTCGCAAGGTATATTGGGTTGTTGTATCAAGTGGTGGATGATATTCTTGATGTGACAAAATTGACTCAGGAATTGGAGAAAACAGCTGGGAAAGACTTGGTGTCTGGTAAGGTCACTTATCCAAAGCTAATGGGTATTGAAAAGACTAACGACTGA